A genomic stretch from Setaria viridis chromosome 1, Setaria_viridis_v4.0, whole genome shotgun sequence includes:
- the LOC117839927 gene encoding uncharacterized protein, producing the protein MGKKHATGGGGGGGGGWFAAVRKVFRPSSSYSSSATSSKDKDKNSVQHGKQDGAGEEEAVTGGGGEEPEVLLLEHFPASETSAEASNEGGDGGELQVAPVRRKDGREAADDEDDEEADDMERARALAAAAEAAVAAAEAAARVVRLAALRRLSREERAAVRIQAYYRGYLARRALRALRGLVRLQALVRGHQVRRQVHLTMRCMQALVRAQARVRARRLTDLPLLLPPPTPPATASRPSLSLPGAARHHHQPCLDLASVGGGDHDASDDGEVAADLLLLQQRSRSRGRLGRGDDVNGGGGRSPSSAGGWDGSSRTLEDARAEGARRHDAAARRERALAYAYAYQQRQWQRQEDEKAGLGFHWLERWMAATQRQPDAPDHAMTTHQGAATRTTASYAYVTAASAFSGGVPEKTAEVDTSLRSQLNQAAHGRRPPAIPGYMAATRSARAKARPAPPMPTTPTHGRSRSGGGLAGDTSSSGQNGSALAGYSPDSSCTGDWTPPRLGVSTRPSRVAYT; encoded by the exons ATGGGAAAGAAGCACGCcacaggtggtggtggcggcggcggcggcggctggttcGCCGCCGTCAGGAAGGTGttccggccgtcgtcgtcgtactcctcctctgccacctcctccaaagacaAGGACAAGAACTCCGTGCAGCACGGGAAACAG GACGGTGCCGGCGAAGAGGAGGCTGTgaccggcggaggaggcgaggagccggaggtgctgctgctggagcaCTTCCCGGCGTCCGAGACGTCGGCGGAGGCGAGCAACgagggcggcgatggcggggaGCTGCAGGTGGCGCCGGTGCGGCGGAAGGACGGCCGGGAGGCGGCTGAtgatgaggacgacgaggaggccgacGACATGGAGCGCGCTCGGGCgctggccgccgctgccgaggccgccgtggccgcggcggaggcggcggccagggtGGTCCGGTTGGCAGCGCTCCGGCGCCTGTCCCGGGAGGAGCGCGCGGCCGTGCGCATCCAGGCCTACTACCGCGGGTACCTG GCCCGTCGAGCCCTGCGCGCGCTGCGCGGCCTAGTGCGGCTGCAGGCGCTGGTGCGCGGCCACCAGGTGCGGCGGCAGGTCCACCTCACCATGCGCTGCATGCAGGCCCTCGTCCGCGCCCAGGCCCGCGTCCGGGCGCGCCGCCTCACCgacctcccgctcctcctcccgccgccgacccctccAGCCACGGCCAGCCGCCCCTCCCTGTCCCTGCCGGGAGCAGCACGCCATCACCACCAGCCGTGCCTCGACCTGGCGTCGGTGGGCGGCGGTGACCACGACGccagcgacgacggcgaggtggcAGCGGACCTGCTGCTTCTGCAGcagcggagcaggagcaggggcaggctcggccgcggcgacgacgtcaacggcggcggagggaggagccCTTCTTCCGCCGGCGGCTGGGACGGGAGCAGCCGCACCCTGGAGGACGCCAGGGCCGAGGGCGCCCGccgccacgacgccgccgcgcgccgagAACGGGCGCTTGCCTACGCCTACGCGTACCAGCAGCGGCAGTGGCAGCGGCAGGAGGACGAGAAGGCCGGCCTGGGCTTCCACTGGCTCGAGCGCTGGATGGCCGCCACGCAGCGGCAGCCGGACGCGCCGGACCACGCAATGACGACGCACCAGGGCGCCGCCACCAGGACGACGGCGTCCTACGCCTACGTGACGGCGGCCAGTGCTTTCTCCGGCGGCGTGCCGGAGAAGACGGCGGAGGTGGACACGTCGCTCCGGAGCCAGCTCAACCAGGCcgcgcacgggcggcggccgccggcgatccCGGGCTACATGGCCGCGACGAGGTCGGCACGCGCCAAGGCGCGACCCGCGCCGCCGATGCCGACCACGCCGACGCACGGCAGGAgccgctccggcggcgggctcgCCGGGGACACGTCGAGTTCGGGCCAGAACGGCAGCGCACTCGCCGGATACAGCCCGGACTCGAGCTGCACGGGGGactggacgccgccgcggctcgGCGTCAGCACGCGCCCGAGCAGGGTGGCCTATACTTGA
- the LOC117839935 gene encoding uncharacterized protein, translated as MPYCVLTAAAAAVAGGAHTPEEEVRIFYQRYGHGATKVLLIIGFAGTYESWGPQVKGLTGAVEPVDEEAPADDDSGAAEGVEVCCFDNRGMGRSSVPAQKSQYTTATMAKDALALLDHLGWRKVHVFGHSMGAMIASKLAAMAPDRVASLALLNTTGGGYQCIPKVDWHTISLAYRFLRARTPEQRAILDLEVHYTTEYLEEAIGSCTRRQMLYKEYVKGLSSGGMQSRHGFEGQMNACWTHKLSTKELDRIRLAGFLVLIIHGRDDVVAQLYYARRLAEKLQPAAKLTELHGGHLVSHERPAEVNMSLMEMIKASKSSTGLEDWSNLPKKSDAGFLRKRDGDMVNYLRVTHNLLGKLQLILLFLFGVFYFILEHARRVLRVLKPVRVSASTL; from the exons ATGCCGTACTGCGTGttgaccgcggcggcggcggccgttgcCGGCGGCGCCCACACGCCGGAGGAGGAAGTGCGGATCTTCTACCAGCGGTACGGCCATGGCGCCACCAAGGTCCTTCTCATCATCG GATTCGCGGGCACGTACGAGTCGTGGGGCCCGCAGGTGAAGGGCCTGACCGGCGCCGTGGAGCCCGTCGACGAGGAGGCCCCGGCCGACGACGactccggcgcggcggagggcgtCGAGGTCTGCTGCTTCGACAACCGCGGCATGGGCCGGAGCTCCGTGCCGGCACAAAAGTCGCAGTACAC GACGGCGACCATGGCGAAGGATGCATTGGCACTCCTGGATCATCTGGGATGGCGAAAAGTGCATGTCTTCGGCCACTCCATGG GGGCAATGATAGCTTCGAAATTGGCCGCAATGGCGCCGGACCGGGTCGCGTCGCTGGCGCTGCTCAACACCACCGGAGGAGGCTACCAGTGCATCCCAAAG GTTGATTGGCACACGATATCTCTCGCCTATCGTTTTCTACGGGCAAGAACTCCTGAGCAGAGAGCGATTCTTGATCTTGAAGTCCATTATACAACG GAATACCTTGAGGAAGCTATTGGATCATGTACCAGAAGACAAATGCTTTATAAG gaATATGTTAAAGGTTTGTCATCTGGTGGCATGCAATCCAGACATGGATTCGAGGGGCAAATGAATGCTTGCTGGACACATAAGCTCTCAACGAAAGAATTAGACAGGATTCGCTTAGCAGGTTTCCTTGTTCTAATTATTCATGGCAG GGATGATGTTGTTGCTCAGCTGTATTATGCAAGGAGGCTTGCAGAAAAGCTACAGCCTGCTGCCAAGCTAACTGAGCTCCATGGAGGCCACCTAGTGAGCCATGAAAGACCAGCTGAG GTTAATATGTCCCTCATGGAGATGATCAAGGCTTCAAAATCGAGTACAGGCCTAGAGGACTGGTCAAACCTTCCAAAGAAGTCCGATG CTGGTTTTCTCCGTAAACGAGATGGTGACATGGTGAATTACCTCAGAGTTACACACAATCTACTCGGAAAGCTCCAACTTATCTTGCTCTTCTTGTTTGGAGTGTTCTACTTTATTCTTGAGCACGCGAGGAGGGTCCTAAGAGTTTTGAAGCCTGTCAGAGTTTCTGCTTCCACGCTATAG
- the LOC117833475 gene encoding premnaspirodiene oxygenase, whose amino-acid sequence MDDYFYQSLLLSVAAVALLQLVKLALRPRPRLPPGPWKLPVIGSMHHLVNVLPHRALRDLAAAHGPLMMLRLGETPLVVASSKETARAVLKTHDTNFATRPKLLAGEIVGYDWADILFSPSGDYWRKLRQLCAAEILSPKRVLSFRHIREDEVALKLAEIRAAGPSAPVNLSVMFHSLTNSIVSRAAFGKKRKNAPEFMAAIKAGVGLSSGFSIPDLFPTWTTVLAKITGMKRSLQDIHRTVDSILQEIIDERKAILDEKVKSGAENAEENLVDVLIGLQEKGGFGFHLNNSRIKAIILDMFAGGTGTSASAMEWGMSELMRNPSVMKKLQGQIREAFHGKSVVTEADLQASNLRYLKLVIKEALRLHPPAPLLVPRESIEPCELDGYTIPAKSRVVINAFAIGRDPKYWDDAEEFKPERFEDGGVDFMGSSYEFLPFGSGRRMCPGFNYGLASMELALVGMLYHFDWSLPEGVAEVDMEEAPGLGVRRRSPLMLCATPFVPVVAVSTK is encoded by the exons ATGGACGACTACTTCTACCAGTCGCTCCTCCTCTCCGTGGCCGCCGTCGCGCTGCTCCAGCTCGTGAAGCTCGCCCTGAGGCCGAggccgcggctgccgccggGGCCGTGGAAGCTGCCGGTGATCGGCAGCATGCACCACCTCGTGAACGTGCTGCCCCACCGCGCGCTCCGGGACCTGGCCGCCGCGCACGGCCCGCTCATGATGCTGCGGCTCGGGGAGACGCCGCTCGTGGTGGCCTCGTCCAAGGAGACGGCGCGCGCGGTGCTCAAGACCCACGACACCAACTTCGCCACCCGGCCCAAGCTCCTCGCTGGCGAGATCGTCGGGTACGACTGGGCCGACATCCTCTTCTCCCCCTCCGGCGACTACTGGCGCAAGCTCCGACAACTCTGCGCCGCCGAGATCCTCAGCCCCAAGCGCGTGCTCTCCTTCCGCCACATCAGGGAGGACGAG GTGGCGCTGAAGCTGGCGGAGATCCGCGCGGCGGGGCCGTCAGCGCCGGTGAACCTGAGCGTGATGTTCCACAGCCTGACCAACAGCATCGTGTCGCGGGCGGCGTTCGGCAAGAAGCGGAAGAACGCGCCGGAGTTCATGGCGGCCATCAAGGCCGGCGTCGGGCTGTCGAGCGGCTTCAGCATCCCGGACCTGTTCCCGACGTGGACCACCGTGCTGGCCAAGATCACGGGCATGAAGCGCAGCCTCCAGGACATCCACAGGACGGTGGACTCCATCCTGCAGGAGATCATCGACGAGAGGAAGGCCATCCTCGACGAGAAGGTCAAGAGCGGCGCTGAGAACGCCGAGGAAAACCTCGTCGACGTGCTCATCGGCCTGCAGGAGAAAGGTGGCTTCGGCTTCCACCTCAACAACAGCAGAATCAAGGCCATCATACTG GACATGTTCGCCGGCGGGACGgggacgtcggcgtcggcaaTGGAGTGGGGGATGTCGGAGCTGATGCGGAACCCGTCGGTGATGAAGAAGCTGCAGGGCCAGATCCGGGAGGCGTTCCATGGGAAGTCAGTGGTGACGGAGGCCGACCTGCAGGCGAGCAACCTCCGCTACCTGAAGCTGGTTATCAAGGAGGCGCTGCGGCtgcacccgccggcgccgctgctggtACCCCGAGAGAGCATCGAGCCCTGCGAGCTCGACGGGTACACGATCCCGGCCAAGTCCCGCGTCGTCATCAACGCATTCGCCATCGGCCGGGACCCCAAGTACTGGGACGACGCCGAGGAGTTCAAGCCGGAGCGGTTCGAGGATGGCGGCGTCGACTTCATGGGCAGCAGCTACGAGTTCCTGCCGTTCGGCTCGGGGCGGAGGATGTGCCCCGGCTTCAACTATGGGCTCGCCAGCATGGAGCTCGCGCTCGTCGGGATGCTCTACCACTTCGACTGGTCGCTGCCGGAGGGGGTAGCCGAGGTCGACATGGAGGAGGCGCCCGGCCTCGgcgtgcgccgccgctcgccgctgatGCTGTGCGCCACCCCGTTCGTTCCGGTGGTCGCTGTCTCAACGAAGTAG